The proteins below are encoded in one region of Syngnathus acus chromosome 2, fSynAcu1.2, whole genome shotgun sequence:
- the LOC119116682 gene encoding prospero homeobox protein 1-like, with protein sequence MPDHDSATLLTRQTKRRRVDIGVKRTVGAVTGILLDNMNQSHSPDRDGDCSLVGRGHGGGNGDGEKSNVLRKLLKRANSYEDAMMPFTGATIISQLLKNNMGKNGGSDSGFQGSGGLSSGGSEIQAEDACSNSSSQDRDSPSNCLSPSAPPSFGRALPPSNLGSHAQPLSLSTFDLDRLSDEHLRAKRARVENIIRGMSHSPLVRPSADDRGQESNRGNPNEHRGDGGSQGHRRGTDCSSSLLGSPASRAGGVGAGEVYRENKRKQRLPQQQHSFTQLVCSRQEQRQEERRQLKLQLEDMQKQLRQLQEKFYQIYDSETEEEEEENREGGEAERGGERDEDGNLSEDSIRSDGLEERHRDRGRRRHDDLSELDPGLFLDRARALLRQQALMDGEMEEDVVGRAEEEDEERNGERMMKRQGGRQLAETLKQELNCAVSQVVDTVVKGFSSPKRAVSHHHGCHSTPAAPSSSSNSSSSGPLPFGPLPSLTPDPRFGGGAFSLNLHGDGSPTSNYHTSNQRLHCFGDIIVPSPLDSFNGMNGRLSGVPTPNDQTEALPLVVRKSSGNGDDNPSLPPPPPPPPPPHHPSLHPSPLTATLGFSPPSFRHPFPLPLMGYPFHGPLGGGTGYAPGPKDHHHHHHSHTSPDSMDATRETVSLRTKMAALGAGHLAHHHNRQRSPSQHGPEGLSLSLIKSECGDLADMADISPYSSGTIQEGLSPNHLKKAKLMFFYTRYPSSNMLKIFFSDVKFNRCITSQLIKWFSNFREFYYIQMEKYARQAINEGVTAVEELAVGRDAELFRALNMHYNKANDFEVPERFLEVAQVTLREFFNAIVAGKDADPSWKKAIYKVICKLDSEVPETFKSPNCLQELLHD encoded by the exons ATGCCTGATCATGACAGCGCCACACTCCTAACCAGACAGACCAAGCGCCGACGAGTGGACATCGGTGTGAAACGGACCGTGGGCGCTGTGACGGGGATCCTCCTGGACAACATGAACCAATCCCACAGCCCCGACAGGGACGGAGATTGCTCGCTGGTTGGTCGAGGCCACGGTGGTGGCAACGGTGATGGAGAGAAATCAAACGTGCTAAGGAAGTTACTGAAGAGGGCCAACTCGTACGAGGACGCCATGATGCCTTTCACCGGGGCGACTATCATCTCGCAGCTTCTCAAGAACAATATGGGGAAGAATGGGGGGAGTGACTCGGGCTTCCAG GGCAGCGGAGGTCTGTCCAGCGGCGGCTCTGAGATCCAGGCCGAGGATGCCTGCAGCAATTCCTCCTCTCAGGACCGGGACAGCCCGTCCAACTGCCTTTCACCTTCGGCCCCGCCGTCATTCGGACGAGCGCTACCCCCTTCCAACCTCGGCTCCCACGCCCAGCCGCTGTCCCTCTCCACGTTTGACTTAGACAGGCTGTCGGACGAGCACCTTCGGGCCAAGCGTGCTCGAGTGGAAAACATCATTCGCGGTATGAGTCACTCTCCGCTGGTGCGGCCCAGCGCCGACGATCGCGGCCAGGAAAGCAACCGCGGCAACCCGAACGAGCACAGAGGCGACGGCGGAAGTCAAGGCCATAGACGGGGCACGGactgctcctcttccctcctcGGCTCTCCCGCCTCGCGGGCCGGAGGGGTCGGCGCTGGCGAGGTGTACCGAGAGAACAAGAGGAAGCAGCGCTTgcctcagcagcagcacagcTTCACCCAGCTGGTGTGTTCCAGGCAGGAGCAGCGGCAGGAGGAGAGGCGACAGCTCAAATTGCAGCTGGAAGACATGCAG AAGCAACTGCGGCAACTTCAAGAGAAGTTCTACCAGATCTACGACTCCGAgacggaggaggaagaggaggaaaaccGCGAGGGTGGCGAGGCGGAGCGAGGAGGCGAGAGGGATGAGGACGGTAACCTGTCTGAGGACAGTATCCGCTCTGATGGCCTTGAGGAGAGGCACAGGGACAGAGGGCGACGGCGCCACGATGACCTCTCAGAGCTGGACCCGGGTCTGTTCCTAGACCGGGCCCGAGCCCTACTGCGACAACAGGCCTTGATGGATGGTGAGATGGAGGAGGATGTAGTGGGCAGggctgaggaggaggacgaggagagGAACGGGGAGAGGATGATGAAGAGGCAAGGGGGGAGGCAGTTAGCGGAGACACTGAAGCAGGAGCTAAATTGCGCCGTGTCGCAAGTCGTCGACACGGTCGTGAAAGGCTTCTCGTCGCCCAAGCGAGCCGTCAGCCACCATCACGGCTGCCACAGCACGCCGGCCGccccttcctcttcctccaacTCATCCTCTTCTGGCCCCCTGCCCTTTGGCCCGCTCCCTTCTCTCACCCCGGACCCTCGTTTTGGCGGCGGTGCCTTTTCCCTCAATCTCCACGGCGATGGCAGCCCCACCTCCAACTACCACACCTCCAATCAAAGACTCCACTGCTTCGGCGACATCATAGTGCCGAGCCCGTTGGACTCGTTCAACGGTATGAACGGCCGGCTAAGCGGGGTGCCGACGCCCAACGATCAAACGGAAGCGCTGCCGCTGGTGGTGCGCAAGAGCAGCGGGAACGGCGACGACAACCCATCTctacctcctcctccgccgcctcctcctcctcctcaccacccctccctccaccCCTCGCCTCTCACAGCCACTCTCGGCTTCAGCCCTCCGTCCTTTCGCCACCCATTCCCCCTCCCACTCATGGGCTACCCCTTCCACGGTCCTCTGGGCGGGGGGACGGGTTACGCCCCAGGGCCCAaggaccaccaccaccaccaccacagccACACCTCGCCAGATTCCATGGACGCGACCCGTGAAACTGTGAGCCTGagaaccaaaatggccgccctagGAGCAGGGCACCTGGCTCACCACCACAACAGACAGCGCTCCCCGAGTCAACATGGGCCTGAAGGTTTGTCCCTGTCGCTCATCAAGTCGGAATGTGGTGACCTGGCAGATATGGCCGACATCTCGCCGTACTCAAGCGGCACC ATCCAAGAGGGTTTGTCGCCCAACCACCTAAAGAAGGCCAAGCTCATGTTCTTCTACACTCGCTATCCATCCTCCAACATGCTGAAAATCTTCTTCTCCGACGTCAAG TTCAACCGCTGCATCACCTCCCAGCTGATCAAGTGGTTCAGCAATTTTCGAGAGTTCTACTACATCCAGATGGAGAAATACGCCCGGCAGGCTATCAACGAGGGCGTGACCGCCGTCGAGGAGCTAGCGGTGGGCCGCGACGCCGAACTCTTTCGGGCGCTCAACATGCACTACAACAAAGCCAACGACTTTGAG GTGCCTGAACGATTCCTGGAAGTAGCCCAGGTGACTCTCCGTGAGTTCTTTAACGCCATCGTGGCCGGCAAAGACGCTGACCCATCATGGAAAAAAGCGATCTACAAGGTGATCTGCAAGCTGGACAGCGAAGTCCCCGAGACCTTCAAGTCTCCAAACTGCTTGCAGGAACTGCTGCATGACTAG